GGCCGGGGCCGCCCAGGGTGTGGCGTGATCGGGCTCGACACGAACATGATCGTCCGCATGGTGGTGCGCGACGACGAGCGCCAAACAGCCGTGGCGGACCGCGTGTTCGACAGCCTTACCCCGCGCGACAAGGGCTATCTCACCCAGATGGTCCAGGTGGAGCTTTGGTGGGTCCTGCGCCGCCGCTACAGGCAGCCCGCCGCCGAGGTGAGCAAGCTCATGGCTGAGCTGTTGGCCTCCGACAACCTGGAGTTTGAGAAGCCCCAGGACCTGGCCTGGGCCCTCGAACTCACGAATCAGGGGGCGGACTTGGCCGACTTGCTGATCGCCCGGCAGGCCTCGCGACGCGGGGGCTGCACCCTCACCTTGGACGAGAAAGCCGCGGCGCTGGGTTTTGGCATGGAACTCGCAGACTGACCAACCCGTCGACGGCGCGGCCTGGGGCCACCGCCGATCGACCCCGGCTGTGGCGCGATCCGCAGCCGAAACCGGGTCCTGGTGCTGGACAGGATGGCCCGCTGCTTGCGCGTCAGCCGCCATGATTATCTATGTGGGACCGTCATCGTCAAGGTGCGACTGCTCTGGGCCTGCGTGTCGACCCGGCTCTGCCACGGCTTGGTGGTGATCGTCTGCGGAATGGAAGCCCGCCAATGGGTTC
The nucleotide sequence above comes from Bifidobacteriaceae bacterium. Encoded proteins:
- a CDS encoding type II toxin-antitoxin system VapC family toxin, with the translated sequence GRGRPGCGVIGLDTNMIVRMVVRDDERQTAVADRVFDSLTPRDKGYLTQMVQVELWWVLRRRYRQPAAEVSKLMAELLASDNLEFEKPQDLAWALELTNQGADLADLLIARQASRRGGCTLTLDEKAAALGFGMELAD